The proteins below come from a single uncultured Carboxylicivirga sp. genomic window:
- a CDS encoding MG2 domain-containing protein encodes MNLPFPKLSIIPRFYLVLCFLFTISFYANSQNWQIDILKKLALYQKVNHQEKIFIQTDRPVYLPGETIWFNAFVMNAVSQQLNNTEVVLHVELLKPDRTIYAKEMFKINEGIASGQLDVKPNAPVGTYYLVAYTNWMRNSGSEFYFSKEIIINDIPGNSGSSSSVNKVTDERRKVPSVSDQSEEEGLNIQFYPEGGDLLAGVSSKVAFEVCDSMGMPQNFMGVVENSKGEFVAAANTLWRGKGFFMIMPEAGQSYYLKSMEQESVRLKYSLPDVKDSGLAMSVVERGSAINLSVSRNGEADVDTSLFVLAAQNGKAVNAMKLNLTGRQQLTVQFDKSEFNSGIVQFTLFDSNKMPRCERLFFLKREGALAISIVENKLPHESRDNVNLGINVSNSTGEPVEGVFSISVTDAKRVDSRNYRVPDMVNYMTLSSDLPHFKIYDPVLFQNTREAAMKTELLMLTNGWRRYRWEEVLADTLIMPTYLEEPGIYVQGEVRSPWGKEKVPKGAAVSMVAGSVFDSYSEEVNDEGRFTFIMRDFYDTKNVVFQTKNKRDSQRDYKLYIKSNYQPQAVDQYAYLKAAWNNTSDDLLTDKPMLQPEVLRKQLMRVVQEDTFVVRTDKVIGDVDITAESKKSPKGQMTDKYGSPEYSVGESSIEELVEEQPWCDGLFSLMYDAFPNMRVTVDYDSATSARIIFKLLGKPRHRFYVFIDGRMVGASNLRGEMKGELGTYRVEDLVTMDPKEIKSIDLLIPNEYKAQSSLTEDYRFYSEEQPDLGTFDGVMAFMEEGVDAIATPTAIISIYTQSGGGLFSTTAYKGMSNVTLHGYKRVKEFYNVDYSTALKDSVIADARNTLAWFPQIKTDANGKAQVQFYASDVSDKIRLEINGVSKYGELGSLMYYSADSLFSHQPIKTEEIERSEVSGQLAGRPVLIISPDVPAAYARIGLDDGSWSTYSSGTGLFLIDTNRIDAYSTLHIDKPGYQTLICSYSELISGNQTMHKKPYDKSDGDVQEIMKQVYRNRIKNRYSKKAFFKGAYREKLFDNNHLHMVSDYAFIQSWPNIAETTLPIVTKITGGQMNQSADADQKIPFQPVKRGGTIPLIDPVWELQSFVNSKFQK; translated from the coding sequence ATGAATCTACCCTTCCCTAAACTTTCTATAATACCTCGATTTTATCTGGTGTTATGTTTTCTTTTTACGATTAGTTTTTATGCTAATTCTCAAAACTGGCAAATCGATATTCTTAAAAAGTTAGCTCTATATCAAAAAGTTAATCATCAAGAGAAGATATTTATACAAACCGATAGACCTGTTTATTTACCCGGAGAAACCATTTGGTTTAATGCTTTTGTTATGAATGCAGTTTCGCAACAGCTCAATAATACCGAAGTAGTATTACATGTTGAACTGCTTAAGCCGGACCGCACTATTTATGCAAAAGAGATGTTTAAGATTAATGAAGGTATTGCATCGGGGCAATTAGATGTAAAACCTAATGCACCGGTGGGTACCTATTATTTAGTTGCGTATACTAACTGGATGCGTAATAGTGGTAGTGAATTCTATTTCTCAAAAGAGATAATAATAAATGATATTCCAGGCAATTCAGGATCTTCTTCATCAGTAAATAAAGTAACGGACGAAAGAAGGAAGGTGCCATCAGTTTCGGATCAATCTGAAGAGGAAGGCTTGAATATACAATTCTATCCCGAAGGAGGTGATTTGTTAGCAGGAGTAAGTTCTAAAGTTGCTTTTGAAGTATGCGATAGTATGGGGATGCCTCAAAACTTTATGGGGGTAGTCGAAAATTCAAAAGGCGAATTTGTGGCTGCGGCTAATACATTGTGGAGAGGCAAAGGTTTTTTTATGATAATGCCGGAAGCAGGTCAAAGCTACTATCTTAAATCGATGGAACAAGAGAGTGTGCGGTTAAAGTATTCATTGCCTGATGTTAAAGATAGTGGGTTGGCTATGTCGGTAGTAGAGAGAGGAAGTGCCATTAATTTATCGGTTAGTAGAAATGGTGAGGCAGATGTTGATACATCGTTGTTTGTTTTAGCAGCTCAAAACGGCAAGGCTGTAAATGCAATGAAATTGAATTTAACCGGTCGTCAGCAGTTGACTGTACAATTCGATAAGAGTGAATTTAACTCTGGCATCGTTCAATTTACTTTATTCGACTCGAATAAAATGCCTCGATGTGAACGTCTGTTCTTTCTAAAAAGAGAAGGTGCTTTAGCTATATCAATAGTAGAAAATAAACTTCCTCACGAGAGTCGAGATAATGTGAACCTGGGTATCAACGTTTCCAATTCCACAGGTGAGCCAGTTGAGGGTGTTTTTTCTATATCAGTAACAGATGCAAAGCGAGTTGATAGCCGAAATTATCGGGTGCCGGATATGGTTAATTATATGACTTTGAGTTCCGATTTACCTCATTTTAAAATATACGATCCTGTACTTTTTCAAAATACACGTGAAGCTGCAATGAAAACCGAGTTGTTAATGTTAACCAATGGATGGCGTCGTTATAGATGGGAAGAAGTTTTGGCTGATACCTTGATTATGCCGACGTATCTTGAAGAACCCGGTATTTATGTTCAAGGCGAAGTTCGATCGCCTTGGGGAAAAGAAAAAGTACCCAAAGGGGCAGCTGTATCGATGGTGGCCGGAAGTGTTTTTGATAGTTATAGCGAAGAAGTGAACGATGAGGGGAGATTTACTTTCATCATGCGTGATTTTTATGATACAAAAAATGTAGTCTTCCAAACAAAAAATAAAAGAGATAGTCAGCGCGATTATAAGTTGTATATCAAATCAAACTATCAGCCACAAGCTGTTGATCAGTATGCTTATTTAAAAGCTGCCTGGAACAATACTTCCGACGATTTACTGACAGACAAACCAATGTTGCAACCCGAAGTGTTGCGAAAACAATTAATGAGGGTGGTGCAAGAGGATACTTTTGTGGTTAGAACAGACAAAGTAATTGGCGATGTTGATATTACCGCCGAAAGTAAGAAATCGCCTAAAGGGCAAATGACCGATAAATACGGATCGCCGGAATACTCAGTTGGAGAATCTTCCATTGAAGAACTGGTTGAGGAGCAACCATGGTGCGATGGGCTTTTTTCGCTGATGTATGATGCGTTTCCAAATATGCGTGTAACTGTAGATTATGACTCGGCTACATCAGCAAGGATTATTTTTAAACTATTAGGTAAGCCAAGGCATCGTTTTTATGTTTTTATTGACGGCCGTATGGTAGGTGCTTCTAACTTGCGTGGCGAAATGAAGGGAGAGTTGGGTACTTATAGAGTTGAAGATTTGGTAACCATGGATCCAAAAGAAATTAAATCAATAGATTTATTGATTCCAAATGAATATAAGGCTCAAAGCTCATTAACCGAAGATTACCGTTTTTATAGTGAAGAACAACCCGATTTAGGAACTTTTGATGGTGTAATGGCTTTTATGGAAGAAGGGGTTGATGCTATTGCAACACCAACCGCAATTATTTCTATTTATACTCAATCGGGTGGTGGTTTGTTTAGTACAACGGCATACAAAGGTATGTCGAATGTTACTTTGCATGGATATAAAAGAGTAAAGGAGTTTTATAATGTTGATTACTCAACCGCATTAAAAGATAGTGTTATTGCCGATGCTAGAAATACTTTGGCCTGGTTTCCACAAATAAAAACTGATGCTAATGGAAAAGCTCAGGTGCAATTTTATGCATCGGATGTGTCTGATAAAATTCGTTTGGAGATAAATGGAGTTTCTAAGTATGGTGAGTTGGGGAGCTTAATGTATTATTCTGCTGATTCATTGTTTAGTCATCAACCTATTAAAACCGAAGAAATTGAAAGATCAGAGGTTTCAGGTCAACTTGCAGGAAGGCCAGTTTTGATAATATCACCTGATGTACCCGCTGCGTATGCGCGTATCGGATTAGATGATGGGAGTTGGAGTACTTATTCGTCGGGAACCGGATTATTTTTAATAGATACTAATAGGATAGATGCTTACAGTACCTTGCATATTGATAAACCAGGATACCAGACCTTAATTTGTAGCTATTCCGAATTGATATCCGGAAATCAAACCATGCACAAGAAGCCATATGATAAATCTGATGGTGATGTGCAGGAAATTATGAAGCAAGTCTACCGAAACAGAATCAAGAACCGATATTCGAAAAAAGCCTTTTTTAAAGGGGCATATCGCGAAAAATTATTCGATAACAATCATCTGCATATGGTAAGTGATTATGCCTTTATTCAATCCTGGCCCAATATTGCAGAAACTACTTTACCAATCGTAACAAAGATTACGGGTGGCCAAATGAATCAATCTGCAGATGCAGATCAGAAGATTCCTTTCCAACCTGTAAAACGAGGTGGTACTATCCCTTTAATTGATCCGGTGTGGGAGCTGCAGTCGTTTGTTAATAGTAAATTTCAGAAGTAA
- a CDS encoding FKBP-type peptidyl-prolyl cis-trans isomerase: MRKVVFAKSFIGVAVIALTVFGCSKDDVYDAVKQMEIDRKIIEDYISDNDLNAAEIFIGDKPMGVFYFNHEVADEADTDKPKASSIVEVSYKGYLTNGNVFDQTKEDDTFRYPLNGLIAGWKIGIPLMSKGDKISLIIPSPLAYGNYAMNGIPANSVLVFDIKLHDFTN, translated from the coding sequence ATGAGAAAAGTTGTATTTGCCAAAAGCTTTATAGGAGTTGCTGTAATTGCCCTAACGGTTTTTGGTTGTTCAAAAGATGATGTATATGATGCTGTTAAGCAAATGGAAATCGATCGTAAAATTATAGAAGATTATATTAGCGATAATGATCTGAACGCAGCAGAGATATTTATTGGAGATAAACCCATGGGAGTATTTTATTTTAATCACGAAGTAGCTGATGAAGCAGATACTGACAAGCCTAAAGCCAGTTCTATTGTAGAGGTGAGTTATAAAGGATATTTAACTAATGGAAATGTATTTGATCAAACCAAAGAAGATGACACTTTTAGGTATCCGCTTAATGGTTTAATTGCAGGTTGGAAAATTGGTATTCCGTTAATGAGTAAAGGTGATAAGATATCATTGATTATTCCATCGCCTTTGGCATATGGTAACTATGCTATGAATGGTATACCTGCTAATTCAGTTCTTGTTTTTGATATTAAGCTGCACGATTTTACTAATTAA
- a CDS encoding HU family DNA-binding protein, translating into MYQFKKVFRKKPGTEEGKYYASVSSRGKVSISQLAKEAGNLTSVNQTDVKAVIDALMQVIPNNLNKGLRVELGELGTLTVNAKSEGKDMPEEVNAACIHSVKPRFLPGKALKNAIRDITFEPAE; encoded by the coding sequence ATGTATCAATTCAAGAAAGTTTTCAGAAAAAAACCAGGAACTGAAGAAGGTAAATATTATGCATCAGTAAGTTCTCGAGGTAAAGTAAGTATCAGTCAACTAGCTAAGGAAGCAGGTAACCTAACATCGGTTAATCAAACCGATGTTAAAGCTGTGATAGATGCCTTAATGCAGGTAATACCCAACAACCTGAATAAAGGCTTGCGTGTTGAATTGGGCGAGTTGGGCACACTTACGGTTAATGCCAAGAGCGAAGGTAAAGATATGCCCGAAGAGGTGAATGCAGCATGTATACATTCTGTAAAACCTCGTTTTTTACCCGGCAAAGCACTAAAGAATGCCATTCGGGATATTACTTTCGAACCGGCAGAATAA